From the Methanobacterium sp. BAmetb5 genome, the window CAGATCCTGGCTGAAGTAGGGCTGGTGCCGGGAGTGTTCACCCTCAATGAAAAGGCCCAGTTCATCTGTGAATGGGCTGATCTGAAGGTCAGAACCAACAGAACACCATTCACCCATCTTTACCACAAGAATGAAGTTATAAAAATGCCCATTGCCCATGCCGAGGGCCGTTACTACACCGAATACATTGATGAACTTCGTGACCAGGACCAGATCGTTCTGGGATTTGCCGGCGACAATCCTAATGGTTCCCTGGATGCCATCACCGGAGTATGTGACCTGGAAGGACGGGTTTGCGCCGTTATGCCCCACCCGGAAAGGGCTTCTGAATCTATTCTGGGTTCCGATGATGGTTTGAAGTTCTTTAAAGGAATTCTTAATTTCTAAAATGTTGAGTTTAAAAAAATTTCACATGGTGAATTAATGGTAGTCTATTTAGTAGGTGCAGGACCCGGAGACCCGGATCTAATAACTCTTAAAGCTATTAAAACCCTGCAAAAAGCAGATGTGGTGGTTTACGATCGTCTGGCCAATGAGGAAATACTCAAGTACGCCAGTGGTGCAGCCCGGATCTACGTGGGCAAAAAAGCCGGAGCCCATTCCAAAAAACAGGAAGAAATAAACCAGATACTCATTGAACAGGGTAAAAAATATGACAACGTAGTTCGACTAAAGGGTGGTGACCCCTTTGTCTTTGGCCGGGGTGGTGAGGAGATGTTGGCCCTACTGGAAGAAGGAATACCCGTTGAAGTAATACCCGGCGTGACCTCGGCCATTGGTGTCCCCACCTCTAGCGGATTGCCGGTAACCCACCGTGGGGTGGCAACATCATTCACCGTGGTAACTGGACATGAAGATCCCACTAAAAATGAAAAACAGGTCCAATGGAACTACAATGCCGACACCCTGGTGATCCTCATGGGTGTGGGTCACCTGGAGGAGAATATCCAGAAGATCATGGAGCACAAGGACCCCCAAACACCAGTCTGTGTCATAGAAAAGGGAACCACCCCGGATGAACGGATGGTGCTGGATACCCTGGAGAACATAGCTCAGAAGGATATAAAACCTCCGGCCCTGGTGATAATTGGGCCAGTGGTGGATGTTTACCAATCCATTCAGAGTAAAAAAGGGTGAGGAAAGATCATGAGTGGATTGGAAGGTAAAGTAATCGCCATAACCCGACCCCCGGAAAGGTCCCAGGCTGCCGTGGACTTGGTTAATGATCTGGGAGGTATACCCCTGGTGGTCCCCACCCTGGAGCTGAAAGCTGTGGCCAGTGATTCTTTGATGGCCCTCTGCCAGAAGGCAGGTGAACTGGACTGGTTAATATTCACCTCCCCTGCTTCACTGGAATCTCTCTTTAAATTCTGTCCTGATTTTAAGGCAAATCTCAACCCCCTCTGTCAGGTAGCAGTTATCGGCCCCCGCACCGGGAGAGTTTTAAAGGATTACGGTATCACTGCCAACATAGTTCCCAAAGATTACACTGCCGAAGGTCTTCTAGAGGAATTGGAGAGGGTAGATCTTAAGGGGAAGAAAGTGGGTGTTCCCCGCACCTTTCAGGCCCGGGATGTTCTACCGGAAGGTTTGAAAGAGAGGGGAGCCACTGTCTACCTGGCCGAAGCCTACCGATCCACCAAACCCCACGACACCAGCCAGGTGGAGTTACTGGTGGAAGAAATAATCCAGGGGAAAGTAGATGCTGTAACCTTCACCAGTCCCCTGACCGTCACCAACCTTTTCGAACTATCCGGGGATAAAAAAGAAGAATTAATAAAGTCTCTTATAAATGGGCCGACCTTGGTGGTGGCTATCGGACCTATCACCCAGAAACCGCTGAAAGAACTGGGAATACCATCCATTGCCCCGGCCAAGTACACGGTGAAGGACATGTTACTACGGTTAGATGAAGAATTATTTAACAATACTTAAAGATTATATTCTAAATACAAGATTCTTAATATCAAAATTGACTTTTATAAACAAGAGTAGAGGGTTAATGATCATGAAAGATGAAACTAGAATAATCATCTGGCCTGTTTATCTGGATTCCACCAAAACTAAATCTGAAGGAAGGAAGATACCCCGAGAAGGTTCGGTTAAAGCACCAAAACTGCGGGAAATTTCTCAGGCAGCTAAAAAACTGGGATTGAACCCATCCACTGAAAAACATAAAGCTTACCCTACCTCCTGGTGGGAAGGATCCGGCCGGGTAATAGTAGACCGGAAAATGGGCAAACGTGAACTCCTCCTTAAATTAAGTAATCTCATTAATGGCTCCAGATCAAAAGATAAATAAAATTCAATAAACAGGATCTGATTAACCAGAATCTATTTCTTTAAAGAAATTTAAAATTATAATATTAATCCATTTCATGAAAAGAGAATTAAAAACTGGTAATTTCATGAAAAGAGAATTAAATAATGAATTATTAAATAAATTAAATAAGTAATCATTTTTAAAAAGCACTCTACCCAAGGAAGGAATGTTAAATGGCGGTTAACAGGGATTATCTGGATAAATCACTGGCTAAAGCTAATGAAATGGTCAAAAAGGCAGAAGATATTAAAATATACAGCCATATAGACTGTGACGGAATATCTTCCGGAGCAATACTGTCTGCAACTCTGGACCGTCTGGAGATAGATCATGAAATAGAGTTCATAAGCCTGGACCGGATTCCCGAACTGGAAAAGAAAAATGAACTCACCATATTCTCAGACCTGGGTTCAGGACAAGATTTAGACCATTTCGTTACATCCCAATCCAAGGTTCTAGTTCTGGACCATCACCCCCCACTGCGAAATATATCACCAGTGGGAAGTGGGTTTCTGGAGGTGAACCCCAACCACTATGGTCTGGATGGTTCGCATCAGGTTTCAGGGGGAGGTATGTGCTACCTCCTGGCCAGAACATTCGGTTTTTATGATCTAAGCTGGATAGGTGTTTTGAGTGCCATCGGGGATATGCAGAACAATTTATCCGGGAAGTTAGTAGGGCTTAATAAAGAAATACTGGATGACGGGGCGAAGTTGAACCTGGTAGAGTCAATTAATGATCTGGCCATTTACGGACGCCAAACCCGGCCACTGTTCGTGGCCTTATCCTATTTTGGTGATGTTAAACTACCCATCACCAACAACCGCAATGAATCCATCCAGTTTTTAAAGAATCTGGACATACCCATTAACAATGGGAAAAAACAGCGCACACTTTACGATCTAAGCCAGGCGGAAAAGGGAAGGATCTTCTCCGAGCTGGTACGGATGTTAAGCCGTGAGGTACCCCCTCGCTATGTCCGTTACATTCCCCGCCTGGTGGCTGGCGATGCCTACGAGTTCTTGAGGGAGGAAAAGTATTCCCCCCTGCGTGATGCCAGTGAATTTTCAACGGCCATCAACGCCTGCAGCCGACACCAAAATCCAGAGGTGGCCTTAAAGGTTCTTAAGGGAGACCGAGGTATGGCCTTGGATGAGATGGAAGCCCAGGGGAAGGAGCACCGCCGTTACCTGGCCCAAAAAATGAACTGGATCCAGGGGGAAGACCGGATCCAGAACATGACTAACTTGCAGTACTTCCATGGTAACGGAATAAAAAGTGAGGTGGTGGGAACCATAGCTGGTATGGTCCTAAGTTACGGTGACTGGAGAAAGCCCATGATTGGTTTTACTCGGATAAACGATGAAAACGAAGGCTTAAAGGTTTCTTTACGTTGTTCCCGTCTCTTGGCATTTGATGGAATCCACTTCGGCCATATGATCAGCCAGGTGGCTGCCAAGGTAGGGGGAAGTGGTGGTGGCCACTCTGTAGCGTGCGGTGCCTACATCCCCGGGGATAAACAGGATAAATTTCTGGAACTCTTCAACGAACAATTGAACGGTGTTCTGTAACCTTACCCACTATTCTGGAAATAATCTACCAGTTAGGAAGATGGTTAAAGATAATCCAACTACCACCCAAAAATCATAACGATTAATAAAGGGATCAATAAAAAGTGAATCATAGAGCACACGGTGATGAAATGAAGGTTTTCAAGAAAAAGGGGGAACTTACCAAGTTTCAGATTCTGGCGGACATAGCCCGGGGACAACCCCACCTGCGGCAGAAGGATATAGCTGACAAGTTGGGCATTACAGTGCAGGCTGTTTCCGAGAATTTGAAGACACTGGTAGATGAAGGATGGGTAGAAACAGGCAGTGGCCAGTCACGTTACAAGATCACCAAACGTGGCATTGAAAAGGTGAAAACTGAGGCCAACAACCTCCGTAAATATGCTGATCAGGTTATAGACACCATGAACACCTACAAGTCAGTGTGGCCTGCCATTGCTCAGGAAGATATGAAAAAAGGAGAATCTGTGTGGCTTAAAATGGAAGATGGAATTCTGTACGCAGTTAAAGAAGAAACACCGGCCCGTGCGGAAGTGCTCCATGATGCTATAAAAGGGGAAGATGTGGCCCTCGTCAGTTTAAGTGGTACCATAGAACTTGAACCTGGATTTGTAGTTATTATGAAACTCCCCACCATTAACCAGGGTGGTACCCGTGCCTGTGATCTGGATAACGTGCAGAAAATTATGGAAAAATATGAGGCCCGTGTGCAGAAGGTGGGAGTTATGGGTACTGTTTCCCGGTCCCTGGTAAATAAACTGGGAATAGAACCTGATTTTGAATTTGCCACTCCACAGGCAGCAGTTGCCGCTGCCAGTCGGGGCTTAAATGTCATGGTATTTGTGGTGGGAAAAATGACCCGGACCTTAACCCACAGACTGGATGAAAAGGACATCAACTACCTAATTGAAGATGTTTTGACCCAAAACTAATTGAATGTGGGCCCAAAGCTAATTAATTTTTGACCAATTTTAATTTGATGGTAAAAAAATTGAAGAGAGTGTTTTTACACTAAACCTTCCATTTCTTCGGGAAACATCAATAAATAGTTCTTATTTTAAGACTTAAATTATCCGACAACCACAGTGATCGATCCGGGCCACACACGATCCTTCCAGACTATTATCTGGAGTTGAGGATATGGCAAAGACGGTTCTACCCAGCATAGCCATGGAAGCACCCATGGTTTCATCTTTAAGCACGTCAACCATCTCCATTATCTCGGGGTCAATGAAGCCTGTTTTCTGGGCGAATTCCAGAGACAGATCCATGAAGTGGGTGACCTGGGGTTTAAGCATTAGCCTCTGAAGCATGTCTCGGGCCACACTATTGAGTTTATTTGTTTTAACCGGGTCAGTGAGTACCGAGGAAGTTTCTATAGTCCCTAAACTCTTAAATATGATGAAAAGCTCCCCTTCGTCAGTATCTTCCCGGGGATTTTCTGGGGAGAGTAGTTTATCTGCTTTTCCCAATCCCGGGGCACCGGGTTCTATCCTTAGAGGGAACCCTCCCACCACTGAGCCCATAACATCTCCCAGACCAGTTGATAGGAGAACTTCGGCCTTATGGGCCACGCCTGCAGCCTGGTTAAAGGTTAATGGAAGCTTGAGAATTTGTGAAAGTCCCAGGGATGTGCCCAGGGCAAAACCAGCAGAAGCGCCGAATCCTGCTTCTAAGGGTACGTTGAGCTCATGATCAACGGTTATGTGGAGGTTAGTCCACTCAATTTCTGTGAACTGTTTTTTCAAAAGATCCAGTGTTTTACAGGTTACTGAATCTTCCCGAGAGGGGTAATTGTTGATGTTTCCATTGGTTTTTATAATGATTTCACCGTTTCCCTCACATACCTCCACCCTGGTTAGGACTCCCTGGTCCAGGACTACTCCTGCTCCCCGGGAACCCCGGATCATAGGG encodes:
- the cobA gene encoding uroporphyrinogen-III C-methyltransferase, which codes for MVVYLVGAGPGDPDLITLKAIKTLQKADVVVYDRLANEEILKYASGAARIYVGKKAGAHSKKQEEINQILIEQGKKYDNVVRLKGGDPFVFGRGGEEMLALLEEGIPVEVIPGVTSAIGVPTSSGLPVTHRGVATSFTVVTGHEDPTKNEKQVQWNYNADTLVILMGVGHLEENIQKIMEHKDPQTPVCVIEKGTTPDERMVLDTLENIAQKDIKPPALVIIGPVVDVYQSIQSKKG
- the purQ gene encoding phosphoribosylformylglycinamidine synthase subunit PurQ; this translates as MKVGIIRFPGSNCDRDVFHALQLAGAQPDYVWWNQRDLSQFEAIVIPGGFSYGDYLRAGAIAAITPVIDGIKDIVKEEKPVLGICNGAQILAEVGLVPGVFTLNEKAQFICEWADLKVRTNRTPFTHLYHKNEVIKMPIAHAEGRYYTEYIDELRDQDQIVLGFAGDNPNGSLDAITGVCDLEGRVCAVMPHPERASESILGSDDGLKFFKGILNF
- a CDS encoding signal recognition particle protein Srp19; this translates as MKDETRIIIWPVYLDSTKTKSEGRKIPREGSVKAPKLREISQAAKKLGLNPSTEKHKAYPTSWWEGSGRVIVDRKMGKRELLLKLSNLINGSRSKDK
- a CDS encoding uroporphyrinogen-III synthase, whose protein sequence is MSGLEGKVIAITRPPERSQAAVDLVNDLGGIPLVVPTLELKAVASDSLMALCQKAGELDWLIFTSPASLESLFKFCPDFKANLNPLCQVAVIGPRTGRVLKDYGITANIVPKDYTAEGLLEELERVDLKGKKVGVPRTFQARDVLPEGLKERGATVYLAEAYRSTKPHDTSQVELLVEEIIQGKVDAVTFTSPLTVTNLFELSGDKKEELIKSLINGPTLVVAIGPITQKPLKELGIPSIAPAKYTVKDMLLRLDEELFNNT
- a CDS encoding pantoate kinase, with the translated sequence MQSLVFAPSHITGFFEIIDHPNPMIRGSRGAGVVLDQGVLTRVEVCEGNGEIIIKTNGNINNYPSREDSVTCKTLDLLKKQFTEIEWTNLHITVDHELNVPLEAGFGASAGFALGTSLGLSQILKLPLTFNQAAGVAHKAEVLLSTGLGDVMGSVVGGFPLRIEPGAPGLGKADKLLSPENPREDTDEGELFIIFKSLGTIETSSVLTDPVKTNKLNSVARDMLQRLMLKPQVTHFMDLSLEFAQKTGFIDPEIMEMVDVLKDETMGASMAMLGRTVFAISSTPDNSLEGSCVARIDHCGCRII
- the recJ gene encoding single-stranded-DNA-specific exonuclease RecJ; protein product: MAVNRDYLDKSLAKANEMVKKAEDIKIYSHIDCDGISSGAILSATLDRLEIDHEIEFISLDRIPELEKKNELTIFSDLGSGQDLDHFVTSQSKVLVLDHHPPLRNISPVGSGFLEVNPNHYGLDGSHQVSGGGMCYLLARTFGFYDLSWIGVLSAIGDMQNNLSGKLVGLNKEILDDGAKLNLVESINDLAIYGRQTRPLFVALSYFGDVKLPITNNRNESIQFLKNLDIPINNGKKQRTLYDLSQAEKGRIFSELVRMLSREVPPRYVRYIPRLVAGDAYEFLREEKYSPLRDASEFSTAINACSRHQNPEVALKVLKGDRGMALDEMEAQGKEHRRYLAQKMNWIQGEDRIQNMTNLQYFHGNGIKSEVVGTIAGMVLSYGDWRKPMIGFTRINDENEGLKVSLRCSRLLAFDGIHFGHMISQVAAKVGGSGGGHSVACGAYIPGDKQDKFLELFNEQLNGVL
- a CDS encoding MarR family transcriptional regulator, coding for MKVFKKKGELTKFQILADIARGQPHLRQKDIADKLGITVQAVSENLKTLVDEGWVETGSGQSRYKITKRGIEKVKTEANNLRKYADQVIDTMNTYKSVWPAIAQEDMKKGESVWLKMEDGILYAVKEETPARAEVLHDAIKGEDVALVSLSGTIELEPGFVVIMKLPTINQGGTRACDLDNVQKIMEKYEARVQKVGVMGTVSRSLVNKLGIEPDFEFATPQAAVAAASRGLNVMVFVVGKMTRTLTHRLDEKDINYLIEDVLTQN